A genomic segment from bacterium encodes:
- a CDS encoding phosphonate ABC transporter ATP-binding protein yields MRTPLLVLLLLGGAATARAVPVTFRVALPPGTPPDAPVHLACDYQGWRPDAADWRLTRRDDGTAELTVDLPAGHGLQYKFALGSWLAVEKGPDGEEIANRLHVVGAAPETLDLVVAGWADGRPARRVDTISGDVTTHTVPGFLDGRRVWVYLPPGYAAEGERRYPVLYMADGQNVFNDATSFVGEWRVDETLEELIPAGRVAPLIVVAVDHGGGARTREYTPWPSRIREGSGGGPDHLQAWIDVLKPWVDGRYRTRSGPAHTALAGSSLGGLMTLYGTFAHPEVFGRGAAFSPSLLIAGHPVFDLCATAPGRPDPLYVDMGTREEGNRRDGDGNGTDDYVDALRRLADVLQERGYVGGWDLLVVEGEGDRHNEAAWAARFPAAVEFLFPPAP; encoded by the coding sequence ATGCGCACGCCCCTTCTCGTCCTGCTCCTGCTCGGCGGCGCCGCCACCGCGCGGGCCGTGCCGGTGACGTTCCGCGTCGCCCTGCCGCCGGGTACGCCCCCCGATGCGCCGGTGCATCTGGCCTGCGACTACCAGGGCTGGCGTCCGGACGCCGCCGACTGGCGCCTGACCCGCCGCGACGACGGCACCGCCGAACTCACCGTCGACCTGCCCGCCGGCCACGGCCTGCAGTACAAGTTCGCCCTCGGCTCCTGGCTGGCGGTGGAGAAGGGGCCCGACGGCGAGGAGATCGCCAACCGCCTGCACGTGGTGGGCGCCGCGCCCGAGACCCTCGATCTCGTCGTGGCCGGCTGGGCCGACGGCCGGCCCGCGCGGCGCGTCGACACCATCAGCGGCGACGTGACCACCCACACCGTGCCGGGCTTCCTGGATGGCCGCCGGGTGTGGGTGTACCTGCCGCCCGGCTACGCCGCCGAAGGCGAGCGCCGGTATCCGGTGCTGTACATGGCCGACGGCCAGAACGTCTTCAACGACGCCACCAGCTTCGTGGGCGAGTGGCGCGTCGACGAGACCCTCGAGGAGCTGATCCCCGCGGGCCGCGTGGCCCCCCTGATCGTGGTGGCCGTCGATCACGGCGGCGGCGCGCGCACCCGCGAGTACACGCCGTGGCCGTCCCGCATCCGCGAGGGCTCGGGCGGCGGGCCCGACCATCTGCAGGCCTGGATCGACGTGCTGAAGCCGTGGGTCGACGGGCGGTACCGCACCCGCTCCGGACCGGCCCACACCGCCCTGGCGGGATCGTCCCTGGGCGGCCTGATGACCCTCTACGGCACGTTCGCCCACCCCGAGGTCTTCGGCCGGGGCGCGGCCTTCTCGCCGAGCCTGCTCATCGCGGGTCATCCCGTCTTCGACCTCTGCGCGACGGCTCCCGGCCGGCCCGACCCGCTCTACGTCGACATGGGCACGCGCGAGGAGGGGAACCGGCGCGACGGCGACGGCAACGGGACCGACGACTACGTCGACGCCCTGCGCCGGCTGGCCGACGTCCTGCAGGAGCGCGGCTACGTCGGGGGCTGGGATCTGCTCGTGGTCGAGGGCGAGGGCGACCGCCACAACGAGGCGGCCTGGGCCGCGCGCTTTCCGGCGGCGGTCGAGTTCCTCTTTCCGCCCGCTCCGTAG
- a CDS encoding Ig-like domain-containing protein, which yields MRNRHHVWSLGVLLAALLVGGAALAQTPQTIVIDGVNDFLSVNEADVDTSDTQFAEIDLSHVHITNDAVNLYLGVEMAGGFGTTQMGIAIDVGTAAGGTDDPWGRAIEWSLAANKPDFMFYVNLDNNWQASYHWDGAAWAPLAAGPGALGMATGTSFKELAIMLGTLGVSAGAPINVEVWTTQDSPTKGPLDAAANDGSQLSTPGFTLWDTASDIPLLSYLPYTVQAAADPDPPVLTGIQPASYPVGTSFNVQFNEPVDATSAANTANYEIGLAIINSATRDASDFSVVHLELAAPLTASAALYNLRVTDVEDVAGNVITDNGVDNEKCFGLKEVVFRGRMSQLLANTAELPPYQFTVEGSKAPLTFDPIGDTGVMTDTGVDDIWEYTTTMKYDGDCGAGTASESFEWKFNFQGTTWEPLAGNRTHTLDLVNGAQDVIEVWWNDEDPTLFTTHDIDVIFRVDMSLSGYAPTDTVSINGSVLPLNFNVPSDHPLVDDGTGEDETAADGVFTGVITFPAGARKDVAYKFLLNSSYECDGQGDRSVFLNDELFDTIGGTLGPLALPTVKYDFCNRIWRPVEVVFSVDFNNTAWGSIDEFDVVTVNGTDNGAGFDWTVPSNTMLHDDGIAPDAVANDRIYTVSVVFPDSAAQNIEYKYLANDVYECPNQGNRFFSIDPDNFDAVGNPQILALDVYQICEVTDVPHGAAARLVLAQNSPNPFNPMTKIHFDVARAGRGELVVYNVRGEKVQTLRSGHFESGPGVVIWNGRTDDGKAVGSGVYFYRLTVGSDTETRRMVLLK from the coding sequence ATGCGCAACCGCCATCACGTCTGGAGTCTGGGGGTGCTGCTGGCCGCACTGCTGGTCGGTGGGGCCGCCCTGGCCCAGACCCCGCAGACGATCGTCATCGACGGCGTGAACGACTTCCTGTCGGTGAACGAGGCCGACGTGGACACGTCCGACACGCAGTTCGCCGAGATCGACCTGAGCCACGTGCACATCACCAACGACGCGGTGAACCTCTACCTCGGCGTGGAGATGGCCGGCGGCTTCGGGACCACCCAGATGGGCATCGCCATCGACGTCGGCACCGCGGCCGGCGGCACAGACGACCCCTGGGGCCGCGCCATCGAGTGGAGCCTCGCGGCCAACAAGCCCGACTTCATGTTCTACGTGAACCTGGACAACAACTGGCAGGCCTCCTACCACTGGGACGGCGCCGCCTGGGCGCCCCTGGCCGCCGGCCCCGGCGCGCTGGGCATGGCCACCGGCACGAGCTTCAAGGAGCTCGCCATCATGCTGGGCACCCTGGGCGTCTCGGCGGGCGCGCCGATCAACGTCGAGGTGTGGACCACCCAGGACTCTCCGACCAAGGGCCCCCTGGACGCCGCCGCCAACGACGGCTCCCAGCTCTCGACCCCGGGCTTCACCCTCTGGGACACCGCCTCGGACATCCCGCTGCTGAGCTACCTGCCCTACACGGTGCAGGCGGCCGCCGACCCGGATCCGCCGGTGCTGACCGGCATCCAGCCCGCGTCGTACCCCGTGGGCACCTCGTTCAACGTCCAGTTCAACGAGCCCGTCGACGCGACCTCGGCCGCCAACACGGCCAACTACGAGATCGGCCTGGCGATCATCAACTCGGCGACCCGCGACGCGTCCGACTTCAGCGTGGTGCACCTGGAGCTCGCCGCGCCGCTGACGGCCTCGGCCGCGCTGTACAACCTGCGCGTCACCGACGTGGAGGACGTCGCCGGCAACGTCATCACCGACAACGGCGTGGACAACGAGAAGTGCTTCGGCCTGAAGGAGGTCGTCTTCCGCGGCCGCATGTCCCAGCTGCTGGCCAACACGGCCGAGCTGCCGCCCTACCAGTTCACGGTCGAGGGCAGCAAGGCGCCCCTGACCTTCGATCCCATCGGCGACACGGGCGTGATGACCGACACCGGCGTCGACGACATCTGGGAGTACACCACGACCATGAAGTACGACGGCGACTGCGGCGCGGGCACCGCCAGCGAGAGCTTCGAGTGGAAGTTCAACTTCCAGGGCACCACCTGGGAGCCCCTGGCCGGCAACCGCACCCACACCCTGGACCTGGTCAACGGCGCCCAGGACGTCATCGAGGTGTGGTGGAACGACGAGGACCCGACGCTTTTCACGACCCACGACATCGACGTCATCTTCCGCGTGGACATGAGCCTGTCCGGCTATGCGCCGACCGACACCGTGAGCATCAACGGCTCGGTGCTGCCGCTGAACTTCAACGTGCCCTCGGACCACCCGCTGGTCGATGACGGCACGGGCGAGGACGAGACGGCCGCCGACGGGGTCTTCACCGGCGTGATCACCTTCCCGGCCGGCGCCCGGAAGGACGTGGCGTACAAGTTCCTGCTCAACAGCAGCTACGAGTGCGACGGCCAGGGCGACCGCTCGGTCTTCCTCAACGACGAGCTCTTCGACACGATCGGCGGCACGCTGGGTCCCCTGGCCCTGCCGACCGTGAAGTACGACTTCTGCAACCGGATCTGGCGCCCCGTCGAGGTGGTCTTCTCGGTCGACTTCAACAACACGGCCTGGGGGAGCATCGACGAGTTCGACGTCGTGACGGTCAACGGCACCGACAACGGCGCCGGCTTCGACTGGACGGTGCCCTCGAACACCATGCTCCACGACGACGGCATCGCGCCCGACGCCGTGGCGAACGACCGGATCTACACCGTCTCGGTGGTCTTCCCCGACTCGGCGGCGCAGAACATCGAGTACAAGTACCTGGCCAACGACGTCTACGAGTGCCCGAACCAGGGCAACCGGTTCTTCAGCATCGATCCGGACAACTTCGACGCCGTGGGCAACCCCCAGATCCTGGCGCTCGACGTGTACCAGATCTGCGAGGTGACCGACGTGCCCCACGGCGCGGCGGCCCGCCTGGTGCTGGCCCAGAACAGCCCCAACCCGTTCAACCCCATGACGAAGATCCACTTCGACGTGGCGCGCGCGGGCCGGGGCGAGCTGGTCGTGTACAACGTGCGCGGCGAGAAGGTGCAGACCCTGCGGTCCGGCCACTTCGAGTCCGGGCCGGGCGTGGTGATCTGGAACGGCCGCACCGACGACGGCAAGGCCGTGGGCAGCGGCGTGTACTTCTACCGCCTGACCGTCGGCTCGGACACCGAGACCCGGCGCATGGTGCTCTTGAAGTAG